CCACACCTCGGCTCGGGGTGGCGTCTTGATCTGCGCCACCATGTGCATCACCTGCTCGTTGGCGCCACCGTGGAGGGGACCCTTGAGCGCCCCGATGGCCGAGGTGATCGCCGAGTGGAGGTCGGAGAGGGTCGCGGCGGTGACCCGAGCGGCGAAAGTGGACGCGTTGAACTCGTGGTCAGCGTGGAGGATCAGGGCGACGTCGAGCGTCTTGCTGGCGAGGTCGCTCGGCTTCTTGCCGAACATCATGTAGAGGCAGTTGGCCGCCAGGTTGAGCCTCGGATCGGGGGCCACGAGCGGCTTGCCGCGCCGGATGCGGTCCCAGGCCGCGACCACCGTTGGCATCTGCGCGGTGAGCCGGACGGCCTTGCGGAGGGTCGCCTCGCGCGAGTTGTCCCCAGCGTCGGGGTCGAACGCCGCGAGCGCCGAGACCCCGGTCCGGAGCACCTCCATGGGGGTGGTCGTCCTGGGGAGCGCCTTCAGCATGGCGATCAGCCGGGGCGGGAGCCTCCGCGCCCGCGTCAGAGCCCGACGGTGGGCGTCAAGCTCTTTCCGGGACGGAAGCGCGCCATGCCAGAGGAGGTAGACGACCTCCTCAAAGGTGGATTGGGCGACGAGATCGTCGATGTCGAAGCCGCGGTACAGCAGTCGGCCCTGGTGGCCGTCGATGAAGCAGATCTCAGAGGTGGAAACGACAACGTCTTCGAGGCCGGCCTTGGTTACAGTCGTCATGGCTCCTCCCCCCGTGACGCCTTTTTGTACCACACCCCGCTCGCCCTCTTCAAGGCGCGCCCCGATCCCTCGGCCGACTGCCCGGCTCCTACCTCCCGAGGTATGCCTGCTTGATCAGGCCGTTGGCGAGGAGCGCGTCGCGCGAGCCCTGAAGGACGATACGCCGGTTCTCGAGCACGTAGCCCTCCTCCTGTTTCCTCATCGGCCCCGGAGCTCCTTCTTGAGGATCTTTCCCGTGGGGCTCTTGGGAAGCGCGGGGATGAACTCCACGGCGTCGGGGACCTTGTAGGAGGCAATCTTGTCCCGGCAGAAGGCGCGCACCGTATCCGCGTCCGCGCGCATCCCTTCCCTCAGGACGACAAACGTCCTGACGGCTTCTCCCCGGACCGGGTCCGGCATCCCCACCACCGCCGCCTCCCTCACCGCCGGATGACGGAACAGAATCTCCTCCACCTCGCGCGGGAACACCTTGAAGCCCGCCACGTTGATCATGTCCTTGACGCGGTCGACGACGTAGTAGTAGCCATCCGGATCCCGGTAGCCGATGTCGCCCGAGTGGAGCCAGCCGTTCCGCACCGCCTGCGCCGTCGCCTCCGGGTTCCGGAAGTACCCCTTCATGACGTTGGGCCCCTTGATGACGATCTCGCCCAGTTCGCCGTCCGGCAGTTCGTTCCCGTTCTCGTCGACCACCTTCATCTCCACGTTCTCGATGGGCGTCCCGATCGAGCCCGGCTTGTGCCGGGTCTCGTGGTTGTAGGACGCAAACGGCGAGCACTCGGTGAGGCCGTAGCCCTGGTGGATCCAGTGGCCGGTGGTCTCGTGCCAGCGCTGCTCCACGTCCTCCGGGAGCATCGCGGCGGCGGAGAAGCAGAGGCGGAGCGGGGCGAGGTCGTACTTTGCCAGGCCCGCGTTGAGCAGGAGGATGTACATGGTGGGGACCGCGTAGAGGAGGCTGATCCGCTCCCGCCCGATGGCGGCCAGGAACTCCTCCGCGACGAAGCGTTCCTGGACGACCAGGGTGCCGCCTGCGGTGGCCAGCGCGTTCATGACGAAGTTCTGGCCGAAGCAGTGGAACAGCGGGAGCGCGCACAGGCCCCGGTCCTCCGGCGTCATCCTGAGGTGGTGGACGGTGGCGTAGGCGTTCGAGATGACGTTGGCGTGAGTCAGCATGACGCCCTTCGGGCGGCCGGTCGTCGCCGACGTGTAGAGGATCGCCGCGGTCTCGTCGCGGTCGAGGTCCAGGGCGCGGAAGGCCGGGTCACCCCTGAGTCCCGCGAAATCCACGGCGTCTCCGACCGGCGAGCCGACCCGGATCAGGTGGCGGACGGACGGGACGCTCGCTCTCGGGGGGAGGTTCCCGGCCACCGGGTCGGCCGTCACCACCCCCGCGACCTCGCCGTCCTGGCACAGGTAGGCAAGCTCGTCGGCCTTGTAGGTCACGTTGAGCGAGAGGGGGACGAGGCCGGTCTTCTGGGCCGCGTAGTAGGTCAGGACGAACTCGGGCCAGTTGGGCAGGTGAAGCCCGAGCCTCTCGCCGGGCTTGAGTCCAAGCCCCCGGAGCCCGGAGGCCAGCGCCGAGGCCTCCCGGTCCAGCTCCCGGTAGGTCCAGCGCCGGCCCCTGAAGACGAGCGCCGGGCGGTCCGCGAAGTAGAAGGCCGACCGTTCAAGCATCTGCGCCACGTTCATGACGTAGCCCTCCCGGGGAGCGGCGAGCGCGTGGGAGCGACGAGCGAAGCGACGAAATGATACATCGCGAACGCTTCCAGCGCGAATGCGGGGAACCCGAGGTAGCCGAGCACCGGCATCTCGAAGAGCTTCGCCTCGGCCCAGTAGGGCACCGTGTAGGTCCACCGGATGAGCGCCCAGTAGTTCCAGAACTCCCAGAGGATGCCACAGATCGTCCCGCTGCCGAGGAGGGCGGCCAGGGTCCGATAGTCACCGGTCTGGATCTCCCTGAGCCACGACCGGCTCCCGCGCCAATAGTTGAGGGGCTCCAGGAGGAGCGCGTAGGCGACCCACACCAGCGGAACCAGCCACGCCGAGACCACGAGGAGCGGGAGCAGCGCCGCGACCGCGCCGAGCACGACGGAGAGCCGGAGCGCCCACGCGGGCACCCGGATCGCCCGAAGGCCCACCAGCCGAGCGAAGACCCGCGCCTTGAGCAGCTCGGCGGTAAGGAAGAGGCCGGGAAAGATCGTTGCAAAGGCCCAGTCATAGCCGACGCGACGCAGGAACGGGTTGGGCTCGAGGTTGTGGTAGTGCCACCAGAGCCCCTCGAGCGCCGCCCCGCCCCGCCAGAAGCGCGGCGCGTTGTAGAACTCGAAGAGCCACCAGGAGCTGACCGATGCCAGGACCACGAGGACCAGCTCCAGGCGACGGGTGGTCAGGTAGGAGTCGCCGGTCCAGCGCGCGACGAGGCCGTCCGCGAGGAGGATGTACCCGGTCCAGACGAGGGGCGTGAACCACTCCCCCACGAGCCGGTTTCCCGCGAAGAGAAGGCTCTCCGCGAGAGCAAGGACGACGAGGCCGATCCAGCCGTGGACCGGCACGGCGTGTCCCCTACACGTTCATGAGGCCTCGCACCTCGTCGACGACTGCCTGCCGCCAGTCCTCCAGGTGCTCGGCGCGGAGGGCCCGGCGCACCTCGAGCATTTTCTGCTCGATGACCTCGGTGACCTTCGGCGGGCGCTCGATGAAGCGCGCGATCTCGTTCATGTTCTCGTCGAAGAAGGCAAACACGGGGATGGATCGGTACAGCCCCCGGTTCAGGTACTGGTCCATCAGGTCCGGATTCTGGTCGCGGAGGAAAACGCGCATCTCGACGTCGCGGAGCCCCTCCACCAGCCTGGCGAGGACGGGAAAGTTGTAGAGCGCGTCGCCGCACCAGTCCTCGGTGATCACGACGACGTTGAGCTTCTTCCCCCCGAGCTTCTTCACCGCCTCGCGGTCTTCGGAGCTGATCTTGATCTCCTGCAGGAACTGGAGGAACTTCTCTTTGTTGGTGCCCATCTGATCCAGGTACTGCTGGAACGTCATCCCCTGCCGAAACCGTTCCTTCGTGACCATCGCGTCTCCTCCTCACCGCATGGCTGAAAGGTCCACCGTGAAACGCGCGACGTCCTTGCGCTCCAGGTCTCGCACGAGGAGCGTGACCCGCGCCGTGGGGCGGAGGCCCTCGGTCGGGAACGAGTAGAGGCAGCGCGCGAGGTAGCGTCCGCTCTCCAGGCGCAGGGCCGTCCGCTCGTTCTGGACGAACGCGGGCTTGACCTCCTCGCGGTCTGGGAGCACGAGAACCGGCGCGTACCAGCGGGCGAAGTCAACCCGGTTCCCGTGGAGCTTCACGGAGAAGAGAATCCGCCCCTTGTTCTCGTTGAGCAGCGACTCGACCTCCCGCGGCTTGAGCATCTCGTTCTTGAAGGCCGCGTTCCGGGCGGCCAGGGCGAGACGGTAGAAGGGTGTCATGACCGTGAGGGACTCGCCGTTCGGGTTCACGAGCTGCCACTCGCTGCCCAACTCCTCGGCGACCACGCTCCGCTGGCCCACCCGGATCGCCTCCCGGGTCTCCTCGGGCGTGAGCGAGAACGACGCCGCCGAGAGCGGAGCACTTCCGATGAGACAGGCGAGCGACACGGCGACGGCGACAGACCGACAACGCATGGCCACCACATTGTACCAGCCTCGCGGCCGCGCACTGGACTACCTTCGCTCATGAGTCGGCACCGTGCCCTCGAGCGCCCACCCACGCCTCCGGCGTGGGTACCCGGCCGGCGCAACTAACTCGGGCCTCGCCTCGTGGCTCATTTACTCGGGCCTCGCCTCGTCGCTGGCACCGGCGATGAAACTGCCGGCGCCGAAGCGCCTCGGCTCGAACTGCCATGCCTGTGGCTCGTCGGGAGCCCCTCGGCTCGAACTGCACGGGGGGAAGTTCGGAAGGGGCGGGTACCCGCGCCACACCCGCGCGGTAGCGCGGGGGGTCGGCGTGGGTGCGCCCCCTCCGAGGAAGCTCATGGCTTCTCGGCCGTTTCCCCCACCCTCACGCTGGACAGCGTGACCGGATCGAGGTAGAGCCGGGCGGCACGCAGCACATCGGTCGCGCTGACCCTCTTCACGCGCTCCCTGAAGCGGTCCGGGTAATCCAGGCCCAACCCCAGCTCCTCGACCGTGACGAGCAGGTTTGCAAGCTCCGCCGACGTGTCCATCCGCAGCGGGAGGCTCCCGATCAGGTACGCCTTCGCCAGCGCCAGCTCCGCATCCGAGACAGCCTCCCTGCCCATCCGCGCGAGCTCCGCCCGGACCATCCCGAGCGCGCGGTCCACGCCGTCGGTGCGGGTCTGGAGGCTCACGGCGAAGGAGACGCCGTAGCGCCCGACGGACAGATGGCTCCCCACCCAGTAGGCGAGCCCGGCCTCGTCGCGCACCTTCGTGTAGAGGCGGGAGGCGGACCCGCCGCCGAGGATGTAGCTTGCGACCCGGAGCGGGTAGTAGTCGGGATGGTCGTGAGGAATGACGGGACGCCCCAGGTAGACCGTCGCCTGCGTCAGCGGGCGGCGGACCGTCGCGGTCTGGATCGGTGGCGCGACGGGGGGTGGCGGCACCCGGGGTGCGGGGTCGCGCGGGTCAGACCACCCGCCGAGGCGGGCGGCGAGCTCGCGCAGGATCTCCTCGCGCCTCACGTCCCCGACCACCGTCACGACCAGCGCGTCCGGTCGGTAGTGGCGCCGGTAGAACCCCACGACGTGGTCGCGCGTCAGCTTGCCGACCGAGACTTCGGTGCCGGCTACCGGATGGCCATAGGCATGCCCCGGATAGAGGAGCGCGTTCAGCGCACGCCCCGCGACGCTCTCCGGGTCGTCCTCCGACCGGCGGATGGCCGCCTGGATCTCCTTGACCCTCCGCGTGAGCTCCGCCTCGGGGAACGACGGCTCGCGCAGGAGCTCGGCCAGCAGGTCGAGGCCGAGAGCGAGGTCCTTTTTCAGCACCGAGAGCGACACCGTGACGCCATCGCGCCCGGCCTCGGCGCCGAGGCTCCCGCCGACAAACTCGATGGCCTCGTCGAGCTGCGGTCCCGTCCGCCGGCTGGTCCCTCGGGTCAGGAGCGCGGCGGTCAGGTTGGCGAGCCCAGGGTGGTCAGGCGGGTCGAAGGCCGACCCCGCCCGCACGTAGGCGCGGGCGACGACGATCGGAATGCCGGGGCGCTCGGAGAGCAGGAGGACGATCCCGTTGGGCAGGACCTCGCGGCGCACGTTCAGCAGCGCGGCCGGGGCCGATGCGGCGAGGAGCACAGGAATCAGGAGCGCTCCCGCGAGGCGTCGCATGAGCCGGGCGCTCAATCCAGCGACTTCCTGAAGCGCAGCACGGCGAGCGTGAAGATGATCGCCCCGAAGGCGAGCAGCGGCAGCACGTTCGGCCAGAGGTAGTCGATCCCGACGCCCTTGAGGACGATGCCCCGGACGATGCGCAGGTAGTAGGTGAGCGGGATGATCGCGGCGAGATACTGGGCGCCGACGGGCATCCCCTCGATAGGGAAGAGGAGGCCCGAGAGGTAGATGGAGGGCAGGAACGTGAGGAAGGAGAGCTGCATGGCCTGGGGAACGGTGCGCGCCGCCGTCGAGACGTAGATCCCGATCCCGAGCGTCCCCCACATGAAGACCAGGGACAGCGTGTAGAGGAGCGGGAGGCTCCCGCGGATCGGCACGTCGAAGACGTAGTGCGCCACGACGAGCGCCATCGTCATCTGCCCGTAGGCCACAAGCAGGTTGGGGATGATCTTCCCGAGCATCAGCTCCCAGCGCCGGATCGGGCTGACGATGAGCGCCTCCAGCGTCCCCTTCTCGCGCTCCCGCACCACCGTGACGGCCATGGCTGTGATCGTGGTCTGCATGAGCAGCGCGCCGATGAGTCCCGGCACGATGAAGATGGCGCTGACCAGGTCGGGGTTGTACCAGGCCCGGACCCGGAAGTCCACCGGCGGCTCGTCCAGCCGGCGGAGGAGCGCCGTTCCCTCGAGGTTCCGCGAAAGGACCTGGATCGATCGCTGGAGCCCGAGTGAGGTCGCGGCGTTGATGGCCGAGGTCGCCACCATGGGATCGGAGGCGTCCACGATCACCTGGATCTCGGCCGCCTGGCGGGCGAGGCGCCTGGCGTAGTCGGGCGGGATCACCACGCCGACCTTGGCGTTTCCCTCGTCGATCAGCCGGGTCAGCTCGCCATGGCTCCGCGCCCAGTGGGTGAGGTCGAAGTACTGGCTGTTGACCAGGGCCTCCAGGAGCGTCCGAGCCTCCACGCTCCCGGACTGGTCGAGGACGACCGTCGGGACGTGCTTGACGTCGGTGTTGATCGCCCAGCCGAAGATGAAGAGCATGACGACCGGAACGAACAGGGCGAGGGTCACCGCGAGCGGATCGCGCCGGAGGTGGATGAACTCCTTGGCGATCATGCCGTAGAGCCGCGACCCCATGCGCTAGATCATCGGAGGGGGCCTCGACGGCCCCCTCCGAAGCCTCCCCCGGAGCTGGCGCGGGCAGAGCCCGCGCTCGAAGGATGCATGAGGACAATGCCACCGCAGCCGTATTTGAGCATCCTGCTAGACCGTCACCGCGCGGAGCTGCTCCCGCAGCCGGGCCTTGCGCTCGACGTCCACGAAGGAGACGAACAGGTCCTCGACGGAGGGCTCGACCGCGTTGGCCCAGACGACGGACACGCCGCGGGTCCGGAGATAGGCGCCCACGTCCTCTGCCGTCCGGTGCTCGTCGGCCAGGATGACCCGCACCCGCGCGCCGACCCGGATCGCCTCCTCCACCGCGTCCCACTCGCGCAGGAGATCCAGGGCGCGCCGGAGGTCCGCTGTCTCGGCCTCGACCACGGGCTTGCGAAAGGTCTCGCTCTTGATCGCCGCCGGGGTCCCCTGGGCGATCAGCTTGCCCTGGTAGATGAAGCCGAGCGTGTCGCAGAGCTCGGCCTCGTCCATGTAGTGCGTGGTGACCACGACGGTGATCCCCTCCTCGACGAGGCGGCGGATCAGCCCCCAGAAGTTCCGCCGCGACACGGGATCGACGCCCGCAGTCGGCTCGTCGAGGAACACCAGGCGGGGGCGGTGAACCATCGAGCAGGCCAGGGCCAGGCGCTGGCGGTAGCCCCCCGAGAGGAACGCCGCCCGCTTCTTCTCCTGCCCTGCGAGGTCGGAGAGGCGGACCATCTGCTCGACCCGGCTGTCGCGCTCGGCCCGCGGCACCATGTACACGCGCGCGTAGAAGGTCAGGTTCTCCTCCGCCGTCAGGTCGTCGTAGAGGGAGAACTTCTGGGACATGTAGCCGATGGCTGACTTCACCCTCTCGGGCTCGGCGATCAGGTCGATGCCGAGGACCGTGCCGCCCCCCTCGGAGGGGGCCAGGATGCCGCAGAGCATCCGGAGGGTCGTCGACTTCCCTGCGCCGTTCGGGCCGAGAAAGCCGTAGAGCTCGCCGCCCCTCACGGCGAGATCGAGGTGGTCGACGGCGGTGAGCTTACCGAACCGCCGCGTCAGCCCCCGGGTCACCACTGCGTGATCATCCACGGAGTGCCCTCACAGGACGATCTCGGCGTCGGCCGGCATACCCGGCTTGAGGATCCCTTCGGGGTTGCTCACCTCGATCTTGATACGGAAGACCAGGTTCACGCGCTCCTTCCGGGTCTGAACATTCTTCGGGGTGAACTCGGCCTCGGAGGCGATCTCGACGATCGTGCCGGAGAACACCCGGTCCCTGAACGCGTCGATCTTGATCCGGGCCGCCTGCCCCACCTTGATCCGGCCGATGTCGGCCTCGGGAACGTAGGCGCGGAGCCAGAGGTCGTTCGGGTCCACGAGGGTCAGGATCGCGACGCCGGGGTTGGCGGTCTCGCCGACCTCCAGGTTCTTCCGCAGCACGACACCGGTGATCGGTGACGCGATCTCGGTTTCCTGCAGGCGGCTCAGCGCGAGGCTCAGCGCGGCCTGGGCCTGCCTCACCTGGGCCCGCGCCGCCTCCACCTGGTGCGGCCGGGGCCCGGCGAGGAGCAGGTTCAGCCGATCCTCGGCGGCCTTGAGCTGGGCGCGCGCCGCCTCCACCTGGTGCGGCCGGGGCCCCGCCAGGACCAGCTCGAGATGCTCCCGCGCAGACCGCTCCTGCGCCACCGCGACGTCGTACGCCTGGCGCGCACGATCGACATCCTGGGCTGCGATCAGCTCCTTCCTGAACAGCTCCTCCGCCCGCTTGAAGTCGCGCTCGGTCCACTCGCGGGTGGCACTGGCGCTCCGGAAGTTTTGCCGCGCCTGCTCGATCTCTTCCCGGCGCGAGCCCGCGAGGAGGTCGTGGAGCTGGGCCCTCGCGCGCTCGACGGTGGCGCGGGCCTCTTCGATCTCCTCCTTCCGCGCCCCGGCCAGGAGGTCCTGAAGCTGGGCCTCGGCGTTCCTGACTGCCGCCTCCTGACGCTGCGCCTCGGCCCGGACCTCCTCGTCGTCCAGCCGGACGAGGAGCCGGCCCCGCGTCACGCGCTCCCCCTCGCGCGTGAGGAGCGCCACGATGCGGCCCGCGTACTTCGGGCTCACCTGGACCTGGGTGGCCTCGATCGTGCCTGTCACGAGAAGGGACGCGAACGGACCGCGCTGGTTCAGGACCCGCGCCGCAAAGGCGCCCGCGACCGCGAGCAGGACAACGCCCAGGCCGATGGCGAGGCCGCGGAGGCGTCGCGGGATCACGGCTGCCTCGGAGCGGGCGTCGCTCCGGGAGGGAGCGGAAGGAGGACCCCGACGTTGCGGCGGTCGTCCGCGAAGTAGCGCCGCGCGACCCGCTTCAGGTCCTCGGCGCCCACGGCGCGGATCCCGGGGACGAAGCCGTCGAGCCGGCGCCAGCCCCCGATCAGCTCGAAACGCGCCAGGAGCGAGGCCCGCCGGTGGATCGAGTCCTGCTGGAACACGAACCCGGCCTCGACCTGGTTCTTGGCGCGGGCGAGCTCCACCTCCGACACCCCCTCGCTCTTGAGCCGCTCCACCTCCTGCATCAGAGCCGCCTCGACCTTGTCAATCGGCTGGCCCGGGAGCGCCGTCGCGTAGAACCAGAAGAGGTTCGGATCGACGGAAAAGTAGGAGTAGTCGCCGCCGGCGTTCAGCGCGAGCTGCTGCTCGTACACGAGCCGCTTGTAGAGGCGGGAGGCGCGGCCTTCGGAGAGGATCACGGAGAGGAGCTCCAGCGCGAAGGCGTCGGGTGAAGCGAAGTTGGGGACCGGATACCCGACGAAGATCACGGGGAGCTGCGCGCTCTTCCTGACCGTGACCCGGCGCTCGCCGTTCTGGGGTGGCTCTGACGCCTTAACGGGCGGCGGGTTCGGGCCACGCGGAATGACGCCGAACTGCCGTTTGATCTTCTCGAGCAGCTCGGGCGCGCTGAAGTCGCCCACGGCGACGATGAGAGCGTTGTTCGGCACGTAGTAGGTCCGGTAGAACGCCCGAACCTCGTCCGGCGCGACCCGCCGCAGGTCCTCCATCCATCCGATGATCGGCCACCCGTACGGGTGCGCCTTGAAGGCGATCGCCGCCAGTTCCTCGCCGAGGAACCCCTCGGGGGCGTCCTCGGTCCGGGTCCGCCGTTCCTCCATCACCACCTGACGCTCGGTCTCGATCGCCTGCGCATCCAGCACGAGGTTCCGCATCCTGTCGGCCTCGAGCGCCAGCACCAGGTCGATCTTGTCGGCCGCGATGGTGACGAAGTAGGCGGTGTGGTCCTGGGTGGTGAAGGCGTTGTCCTGGCCGCCGTTCTGCTCGATCAGGCGTGCGTACATCCCCGGTCCGTACGTCGGCGTCCCCTTGAACATCATGTGCTCGACCAGGTGGGCGAGCCCCGTCGCGCCTGGCAACTCGTTGCGCGAGCCCACACGGTACCAGACCTGGAACGACACGAGCGGGCTGCGGCGATCTTGGAGGAGGAGGATCCGGAGGCCGTTGTCGAGCGTGGTCTCGAGGACGTCGGCGGCGGCCCAGACTGCTCCCGCTCCCGCGAGCAGCGCCAGCACCGTGATCAGGACGCGGAGGAGCGCTTTCACGGACCGATTATACCTGCCGCTCTTCGGCACCAGCAACCGAGCGACCGCTGCGTGGACGGAACGCGGGGCCGGCCACGAGAAGGAGCAGCGCTCCCAGGCCGGCGCCGATGGCGGCGGCGTAGCACGCCAACGCGAAAGACCCTGTGATGTCTTTGATCCAGCCGGTGAGGATCGGCCCGACCACGGCACCGATGAAGACGAGGGTGTTGAGAATGCCAAATGCGGTGCTGAGCAACGAGGGCGGAACACGCTCGCCAAGAATAGCGTAGACAGGCCCCCATGTCCCCCAGAAGAAGAAGCTCGTCACGAGGATGAGGACGACCAGGAGCTCCGGCGAACCTCCCGTCTGCAGGACGAGCCCCACGCCCGCAAAGGCGCCCCCCGCCAGCAGCACCGTGAGGGCAATCACCGCCGTCCGGCTGATCCCGCGCCGGTGGACCCGGTCAGCCAACCATCCCATCACCAAGAGGCCGAACGGCGCCGGGAGCCCTTGAAGGCTCGCGTAGAAGGCCGAGCGTCCGAGCCCCGTCACGCCGATCTCGGCGAACATGAGGGGCGCCCACGTGGCCAGGACGAACTGGATATAGGCCGGCAGGATACCCGCGGCACCGAGGATCCAGACGGCTGGATGGCGGATGACTCCGCGGATCGCCCCCCCACCCCCATCTACCTCGGCAGGCGGTGGCTCAGGAACGAACCGCCAGAGGAGGAATGCGGCCAGGATCGGCGGGACAGCAAACAGCACGAACACTCCGCGCCAGGGCATCAGCTCTCCGAGGGCGCCCGCGAGGAGGAGCCCCAGCGTGGTGCCAAGTCCGGGTCCTGAGAAGGAGACTCCCTGGCCCAGGGCCATCTTCTCTCTGGGCGTGTAGGCCGCGATGATCACCCGGTCGTTGGAGAAGAGACTGCCCTGGCTCAGGCCGGTGAGGAGGCGGGCGAGGAAGAGCATGCGAAAACTCCCGGCGAGACCCGTGAGGACCGACGCCGCCGCGCCCAGGAGGATCCCGCTCAGCAGCACTCGCTTGCGCCCCAGCCGGTCACCGAGGAGACCGGCGGGGAGCTGCATCGCCAAGTAGGCGTAGAAGAAGGCCGTGGCCAGGAGGCCCGCCTTGGTGTACGAGAGCGAGAGCTCCGCCATGATCAGTGGAAGCAGCGGCGAGAGCGCCATCCGGATGAGGTAGTTGGCGACCCAGGCGTAGACGATGAGGGCCCAGACCAGGGGAGGCGCGGGCGGTGGCACGGGTGGCGATGGCATGAGCGGGCTTGATCCCCTGCCGGCCCGGGACTCGGGCGGGCCGAGACCCCCCTCCAGCGCAGGGTAGTGCCATGCTACACGCGGGCGTGGCCGTGAACAAAGCTTTTCCAGGGCGGGCTCCCGGGCCCGTGGGTTGCTTGCTCTACCTGCTCCTCCAACGCTTCCTCGTGACGGGGCTCACCGCCGGCGCCCTCAAGGACTAGCGACGCCCGGCAGCGGCACAGCCCTTGACAGCCTCCGAACCCTCTCCCATAATGCGAGGCGTCCTCGACGTCCGAATGCGGCAAGGTTCCCGCAAGTTCCAAACCGACCGCACGTTGGCCAACCAACACAGGAGGGCGACAGGATGAGACGCTGGTACCTGTTCCTGGTTTTGTGCGTCGTCGCGTTGCTCGTTCCGATCGGCGCCGAGGCCCAGAAGGACACGCTTGTCGTCGCCCTGGTCTCCCACGCGCCGACCCTGGACCCGCACATGCACTTCGAGCGGGTGGGCATCCTGGTCAACATCAACATGTTCGACTCGCTGCTCCACAAGAACACGAAGCTGGAGTACGAGCCCTCGCTGGCCACGTCGTGGAAGGCGCTCTCGGACACGACTTGGGAGTTCAAGCTCCGCACTGGCGTGAAGTTCCACAGCGGCGACACCCTCACCGCCGAGGACGTGAAGTTCTCCTTCGACCGTGTC
This sequence is a window from Candidatus Rokuibacteriota bacterium. Protein-coding genes within it:
- a CDS encoding insulinase family protein, whose amino-acid sequence is MLAGAGAVWAAADVLETTLDNGLRILLLQDRRSPLVSFQVWYRVGSRNELPGATGLAHLVEHMMFKGTPTYGPGMYARLIEQNGGQDNAFTTQDHTAYFVTIAADKIDLVLALEADRMRNLVLDAQAIETERQVVMEERRTRTEDAPEGFLGEELAAIAFKAHPYGWPIIGWMEDLRRVAPDEVRAFYRTYYVPNNALIVAVGDFSAPELLEKIKRQFGVIPRGPNPPPVKASEPPQNGERRVTVRKSAQLPVIFVGYPVPNFASPDAFALELLSVILSEGRASRLYKRLVYEQQLALNAGGDYSYFSVDPNLFWFYATALPGQPIDKVEAALMQEVERLKSEGVSEVELARAKNQVEAGFVFQQDSIHRRASLLARFELIGGWRRLDGFVPGIRAVGAEDLKRVARRYFADDRRNVGVLLPLPPGATPAPRQP
- a CDS encoding MFS transporter translates to MPSPPVPPPAPPLVWALIVYAWVANYLIRMALSPLLPLIMAELSLSYTKAGLLATAFFYAYLAMQLPAGLLGDRLGRKRVLLSGILLGAAASVLTGLAGSFRMLFLARLLTGLSQGSLFSNDRVIIAAYTPREKMALGQGVSFSGPGLGTTLGLLLAGALGELMPWRGVFVLFAVPPILAAFLLWRFVPEPPPAEVDGGGGAIRGVIRHPAVWILGAAGILPAYIQFVLATWAPLMFAEIGVTGLGRSAFYASLQGLPAPFGLLVMGWLADRVHRRGISRTAVIALTVLLAGGAFAGVGLVLQTGGSPELLVVLILVTSFFFWGTWGPVYAILGERVPPSLLSTAFGILNTLVFIGAVVGPILTGWIKDITGSFALACYAAAIGAGLGALLLLVAGPAFRPRSGRSVAGAEERQV